ACGGCTTCCCTTCGGGACGCTGCGCGAACGCCGAATGCGCCTTTGCGTGAAACAAATTCATATTTGAAATCAGCAACGCCCGAATTTAAATATGCTTCACCTGAAACCCATGTAGAGACATGGAACGTCTCTACATTCTTTTTCACCAGATGTCTACTCTATGCCCTATAATTTAGTGCCACACTCAGAGCAAAAGTTGTGTGTAGGAGGGTTTGTTGTCCCGCAATGGTTACAAGAAACAGGTTCGACTACAACTTTTGGTTGCTGTATAGGTAAACCAATCATTTGAGCATTGCTTTTACCTGGGGCTACCATTGGGTAACAGTTTTCGTCTTTGGTGACTCGGACATCCATGACAACGGGGCCATTATGTGCTAGCATTTCGGCGATCGCACCTTGTAATTCCTCACGAGTCTGAACTACCATGCCCTTAATACCGTAGGCTTTTGTCAAATGCTCAATGTCTGGCATCCCTACTTCCATGTTTGAGCATGAGTAACGCTCACCATAGAAGGCTTGTTGCCATTGGCGCACCATTCCCTGCCAACCATTATTCAAAATTACAGTCTTGACATTAATGCCATACTGTGCTAGGGTTCCCAATTCTTGCAAACACATCTGGAAACTAGCATCACCACTGATACAGATAACTTCTTCATCAGGGAATGCTACTTTTGCACCCATAGCCGCCGGGACACCAAAACCCATTGTTCCTAAACCAGCGCTAGAAATCCAGCGTCTGGGGCCATTTTTTAGGAATTGTGCTGCCCACATTTGATGTTGACCCACGTCTGTAGTATAAAATGCGTGGGGGGCTTGGCGACCAACTTCCACAATTACCTCTTGGGGTGAAATGCTATCGGGATGCTGAGGCACTTCTAGGGGGTAGTCTTGTCGCCAACGGTTAATTAAATGCAACCACTCTTGATTTTTGTGGGGTATGTTCTTAATCCCTGTTTCCTGACAGCGACGCAATAAGTCAACCAAAACCTGACGCACATCACCCACAATTGGTACTTCAGGAACTCGGTTTTTACCGACTTCTGCGGGGTCGATGTCGATGTGAATTACTTTGGCATGGGAAGCGAATTCATCTAATTTACCAGTTACGCGATCGTCAAATCTCGCGCCGACGCAGATTAATAAATCGCAATCTGTCACTGCAAAGTTAGCGTAAGCTGTACCGTGCATCCCCAACATTCCCACAGACAGGGGGTGATGTTCATCAAATGCACCGATACCCATTAAGGTTGTGGTGACGGGGATATTAAATAACTCAGCTAGTTCTTTAATTTCTGCATGGGCGTTAGATGCGATCGCCCCACCACCGACATATAATAAAGGACGGTGACTGTTACGAATTAACTTAATTGCCGCGTTGATTTGCCGAGGATTTCCCTTAACAGTGGGACGATATCCCGGTAATTTTACAGTTCCCCGTGCAACGGGTACATAGTCGCATTCTTCCAACGCCACATCTTTAGGCACATCAATCAAAACTGGCCCTGGTCGTCCAGTGCTAGCGATGTGGAAAGCTTCAGCCACAATGCGCGCCATGTCTTTAGGGTCGCGCACGACATAGGAGTGTTTGACTATTGGTAGGGTAATTCCGTAGATATCCGTTTCTTGAAAGGCATCCGTACCAATCGATGCCCGTGGCACTTGTCCTGTCACCACAATCATGGGAATAGAGTCCATGTAGGCTGTAGCGATGCCTGTGACTAAATTCGTTGCCCCAGGGCCAGAAGTACCAAAGCATACTCCGACTTTGCCAGTAGCACGGGCATAGCCATCGGCGGCGTGAGCTGCGCCTTGTTCGTGCCGGACTAAAATGTGTTTAATAGCACCAGTTGATTCTACTTTGTAGAGGTCATCGTAAATTGGTAGGATTGCCCCACCAGGATAACCAAAAATGTATTCAACTTCATGGCGGACGAGACTGTCAAGCAGAGCAAAACCACCAGTTTCACGCTTGGGCGCGACGACTGGCGATTGAGTCACACCAGACTGATTGTGATTTTCTGTTTGTGGGGGATTAGTTAAGGATGGCAAGCGCACGGTCACGGTCAAACCTCAGACGATAGCTAAGTTAACGCGTCAATTCTGTATTTAGTATTCCATTTTAATGGAAAAATTGAATTTAATTCCGCTATTAAAATATAAAATTTGACGTAATAGCTAATTATCATCGAGAGCAACGCAATTTGGTGAAGTTTGGTTTATTTGTGCCGACTTACTGAAGCATGAGAGTCATCTTTGAAATCTCCCGCTACACGCCAGGATGTCAAGTTGAGTACACAAATGTCATAATCCAGCAATATAGAGATAACAAAGTTCCTATGCTGGATACACTAGATTTAACCCTTTCCTTAGATAAAGCCACCTATAAATCAGAAATTGACAGGCTGATGTATCAACTGCGGGAACTGCAAAATGCCTGTTGGGATAAAAAATTGCCTGTAATTGTGGTCTTGGAAGGATGGGCTGCTTCTGGTAAGGGTGGGCTAGTCAAGCAAATGGTTTCTTACATGGACCCTCGTGGATTTCAGGTACATCCTATCTGGCCACCGAGTGAAGAAGAACGCAAATACCCCTTCCTCTGGAGATTTTGGCAAAAATTACCTGCCCAAGGTCATATCAGCTTTTTCTATCACAGTTGGTATACTCATGTTTTAGAAGAACGTTTATTTGAGCGCGTCGGTACTGAACAAGTTCCCACAGTCCTGAAAATCATGGGGCAAATTAACTCCTTTGAGCGCCAAATGGTGGATGATGGAGCTGCGATCGCTAAATTTTGGTTGCATCTAAGTCGTAAAGAATTGAAAAGTCGCTTAAAAGACTACGCCAAAGATGAATTAACCGCTTGGCGAGTGCGAAAAGCAGACTGGAAGCAAGCAAAACACTATGACCGCTACGCCAGCTTTGCAGAAGAGATGCTAGTGCAAACCAGTACCGGCGTTGCTCCTTGGACTTTAGTTGAGGCTGACTCGGAACGGTGGGCGCAAGTGAAGGTACTCACCCACCTGGCTACCACTTTAACTGCGGCTTTAGATAGACTGAAAATTCAGCTTCCCGCTCCCGCTTTACCTGCACAGACGGAATTAGAAACCACGGAGTCTGACTTACTGGCGCAAACTGATTTGAGCTTAAGTCTTTCAGAAAACGACTACGATGAGCAATTAGCTGACGCACAGGTAGAACTACGCAAATTGCAATTAAGCATCCATAAGCATCAAATTCCTGTACTGGTGATGTTTGAAGGCTGGGATGCAGCCGGTAAAGGCGGGGCTATTAAGCGGCTGACCGATATTCTCGATCCTCGCAGTTACTTTGTTTATCCCTTTGCTGCTCCCACAGATGAAGAAAAAGTTCATCATTACCTCTGGCGATTTTGGCGACGATTACCCACGGCTGGGATAATTGGGATTTTTGACCGTTCCTGGTACGGAAGGGTGTTAGTGGAGCGTGTGGAAGGCTTTGCTACGGCAATCGAATGGCGCAGAGCCTACCGGGAAATTAATGAATTTGAGGCTCAATTAACCAGTGCAGGCTATGTTTTAGTGAAATTCTGGCTACACATTAGCCCAGAGGAACAACTTCAGCGTTTTATAGACCGCCAAAATGACCCCTTTAAACAGTATAAGCTCACCGATGATGACTGGCGCAATCGGGAAAAGTGGAATCATTACGATGTCGCCGTCAATCAGGCTATTCAGCGCACCACTACCCCCACGGCTCCCTGGACAATTGTTGCTGCTAATGACAAATACTATGCGAGAGTTAAGGTAATTGAAACTGTTGTGGAAGCCATTGAGGCGGAATTAAAACGCCGTAAGCATAGTAATAGCTAAAATCCAGGATGATGAATACTTCGATTAGCCTACTACAAGCTCATGATTTAGGCACAGCTGACCATATTTTTCGGCTGGCCTTTGGCACTTTTGTCGGACTCCCGGAACCAACTGAATTTTACAAGGACATAGCTTATTTTTCTCACCGTTGGAAAATTAATCCCAATCGTGCTTTCGCTGCTGAGGTTGATGGTAAATTAGTCGGGTCTAATTTTGTAACTCTGGGGATGTCTAGATTGGTTGCAGGAATTAATACTAGTCGAGAGTCAGCTTACTTAAGAATGTTGGCTTGTGGTTTTCGTAGTGACATCATCGGAGTAGCAATGCATAAACCCAATGATCCTGGATATAATCGCCCAGATGTTTTTTCTATCGATGATTGGCGCTAGTACCGCAGGGCGTTCGTCAAAAGTCCAAAGGCTTTGATTTCGAGATTTTGAACTTTTTGAAATGGTATCCTTATTGATGCCGTGCTGTACTAGAACCTCTGAGCGTAAGTCATAACACAGATAAATCCGGATCTTTTGCAGACTAGTAAACGCTATAAATAGTTTAGTTAATTTTTGCAGTTTCAAAGAAATTAGTATTTTTTGAAACATAATTTAACGGTAACTTTGTTTACTAGAACTACTTGTAATATACGATGCTATAAGTAGCAAAAATATAACTCTTGTCTGTTTGAAATTTATTTTTATTCTTTGCATAGTTTGCAAGTTAAAGCTTTGAAGTTCATAGCTAATAAAAAATTTCAACTTAGTAGGTCTAAAATGTAGCGAACAGTATTGACAATTTAGGAAGAATGGAATAACAAGGTGGCAGCACATAAAAAAATGCATTAGCTCACCCCTGCCACAAAAGTCTGTAAAGCTCTTAACAAAAAATCACGTAATTTAGATAAATCATGCCACAAAATACTGACCACAAAGCTGCCAATACAGCGACTCAAGCAATCGCCTACAAAGCACGTCTGAATTCTTGGGCGATCGCTCGTTTACTTCCTGATACACAACGGGAAATTGTGGCTCGTTTCCGCAGTCGTTCTGATGCAGAGGGTTATATGCAACACTTAAGCCAGATCACACCTCATGCTTCGTTCACGGTGGTTTTTGATTGCCAACGGGAAGAAGTTGTAATTTAAAGTTCTGATAAAGGCGATCGCATTTGAAGGGTAATTAATGGTGCGATCGCCTTTTAAATGGCATAATTCCTAGAAATTAACGCGATTCGGTTCCCTGATTGGGACTACCAGCAACAGTATCTTCTCCTGGTGCTTCAGGTTTAGCACCTTCTTGAGCCTCAGTTTGTGCAGCATTTCCAGTCTTGCGAATACCAGGTTCAACTGGAGTTTGATAGCCACCAGAAGCGCTGGGAGTAGTTTCTTGATTATTATTTTTTGGTTTTTGTTCTTCAGACACAATTCCAATCCTATCATTTCATCTTGGAACTATCTTAAGCAACTCAAGGGGATAAATTTATCTATCTATAATCTGATGATGGCTAATTTATTCCTCTGTCGCCAGGAATGTTTATGACTAAAAGCTAAAGTGATTTGACTCATTCGTAGTTCGGGCGGGCAAGATGCCCACCCCACAATTTGGATAATTTATTTCTAATTTATTTTTTGGGAATCCTTTCCATCGATACTGGTAATAGTTGCAGAACTTTTTCCATTGTGGATGACTACATCTACCTACACGGTTTTGCCTCCAGCCCAAAATCTGCTAAAGCACAGAATATCAGGGATCGCTTTGCCGAAATTCAGACAAAGCTGAAAATTCCCGATTTGAATGCTGGGGATTTTTCGCAATTAACTATCACTCGCCAGATAACTCAAGTTGCAGCCGAATTTCCTGATCATTCAACCCCAGTAACCCTCATTGGTTCTAGTTTAGGCGGTTTGACATCTGCCCATTTAGCACAGCAATATCCACAAGTGCAACGCCTGATTTTGCTAGCACCAGCTTTTGGGTTTTTATCCCATTGGTTACCCCAGCTAGGAGAGCGTTGGCAAGAAGAACAATATTTGATGATTTACCATTATGGGCATGGGCGATCGCTTCCCCTAAGTTATAATTTCGTGACAGATGCCGCACAATATCAAGAAGAAATATTACAACGCCTCTGTCACCAATGACCAATGACCAATGACTAATGACTAAAATTATGCTTCCCTTTATCCGGTCAGACTTAGCCCAATTTAACGCTTATAAACCCCACCCCAGCAGTGATACAGCCGCAGGAGTTCCCGTGCAGTTGGATCGGCTGGATACCAACGAAAGCCCCTATGATTTGCCATCAGAGTTAAAAGAAAAGCTGGCTTGGACATATCAGCAAGTAATTGAAACAAATCGTTATCCTGATGGTGGACATGGGACACTTAAGGATGCGATCGCTCAATATGTGAATGAGTCAGCATCACTGACTTCATCTGTATTTACTGCTGCCAATATTTCTCTAGGTAATGGTTCAGATGAACTAATCCGCTCTTTGTTAATCGCCACCTGTCTGGGAGGAGAAGGCTCAATTTTAGTCGCCAATCCCACTTTCTCCATGTATGGAATTTTAGCCAAAACTTTGGGAATTCCTGTGGTGACGGTGGACAGAAATCCAGATAATTTTGAACTTGATTTAAAAGCTGCCCAATCTGCGATTGAAGAAACTCAAAATCCGCCGATTCGGGTGGTTTTTGTGGTGCATCCCAATTCCCCGACTGGTAATTGTTTAACTGCGGCGGAATTGTCATGGTTAAGAAGTTTGGGTGAGCAGATTTTGGTGGTAATTGATGAAGCTTACTTTGAATTTAGCCAGACTACCCTAGTTGGTGAATTAGCACAGCGTCCTAACTGGTTGATTCTCCGGACTTTTTCTAAAGCTTTCCGGTTAGCAGCGTTAAGAGTGGGTTATTGTGTCGCACATCCAGAGGCGATCGCTATCTTAGAAAAAGTCCGTTTACCTTATAATCTTCCTAGCTTCTCCATCGCTGCGGCCTTAGCTGCTATGCAAAATAGCCAACTTTTGCTCGAAGCAATTTCCCCAACTTTGGATGAACGAGACAAACTTATCAAAGTTTTATCCCAACATCCCGCCTTACAAGTG
The window above is part of the Nodularia spumigena CCY9414 genome. Proteins encoded here:
- the pap gene encoding polyphosphate:AMP phosphotransferase; protein product: MRVIFEISRYTPGCQVEYTNVIIQQYRDNKVPMLDTLDLTLSLDKATYKSEIDRLMYQLRELQNACWDKKLPVIVVLEGWAASGKGGLVKQMVSYMDPRGFQVHPIWPPSEEERKYPFLWRFWQKLPAQGHISFFYHSWYTHVLEERLFERVGTEQVPTVLKIMGQINSFERQMVDDGAAIAKFWLHLSRKELKSRLKDYAKDELTAWRVRKADWKQAKHYDRYASFAEEMLVQTSTGVAPWTLVEADSERWAQVKVLTHLATTLTAALDRLKIQLPAPALPAQTELETTESDLLAQTDLSLSLSENDYDEQLADAQVELRKLQLSIHKHQIPVLVMFEGWDAAGKGGAIKRLTDILDPRSYFVYPFAAPTDEEKVHHYLWRFWRRLPTAGIIGIFDRSWYGRVLVERVEGFATAIEWRRAYREINEFEAQLTSAGYVLVKFWLHISPEEQLQRFIDRQNDPFKQYKLTDDDWRNREKWNHYDVAVNQAIQRTTTPTAPWTIVAANDKYYARVKVIETVVEAIEAELKRRKHSNS
- the ilvB gene encoding biosynthetic-type acetolactate synthase large subunit is translated as MTVRLPSLTNPPQTENHNQSGVTQSPVVAPKRETGGFALLDSLVRHEVEYIFGYPGGAILPIYDDLYKVESTGAIKHILVRHEQGAAHAADGYARATGKVGVCFGTSGPGATNLVTGIATAYMDSIPMIVVTGQVPRASIGTDAFQETDIYGITLPIVKHSYVVRDPKDMARIVAEAFHIASTGRPGPVLIDVPKDVALEECDYVPVARGTVKLPGYRPTVKGNPRQINAAIKLIRNSHRPLLYVGGGAIASNAHAEIKELAELFNIPVTTTLMGIGAFDEHHPLSVGMLGMHGTAYANFAVTDCDLLICVGARFDDRVTGKLDEFASHAKVIHIDIDPAEVGKNRVPEVPIVGDVRQVLVDLLRRCQETGIKNIPHKNQEWLHLINRWRQDYPLEVPQHPDSISPQEVIVEVGRQAPHAFYTTDVGQHQMWAAQFLKNGPRRWISSAGLGTMGFGVPAAMGAKVAFPDEEVICISGDASFQMCLQELGTLAQYGINVKTVILNNGWQGMVRQWQQAFYGERYSCSNMEVGMPDIEHLTKAYGIKGMVVQTREELQGAIAEMLAHNGPVVMDVRVTKDENCYPMVAPGKSNAQMIGLPIQQPKVVVEPVSCNHCGTTNPPTHNFCSECGTKL
- a CDS encoding histidinol-phosphate transaminase produces the protein MLPFIRSDLAQFNAYKPHPSSDTAAGVPVQLDRLDTNESPYDLPSELKEKLAWTYQQVIETNRYPDGGHGTLKDAIAQYVNESASLTSSVFTAANISLGNGSDELIRSLLIATCLGGEGSILVANPTFSMYGILAKTLGIPVVTVDRNPDNFELDLKAAQSAIEETQNPPIRVVFVVHPNSPTGNCLTAAELSWLRSLGEQILVVIDEAYFEFSQTTLVGELAQRPNWLILRTFSKAFRLAALRVGYCVAHPEAIAILEKVRLPYNLPSFSIAAALAAMQNSQLLLEAISPTLDERDKLIKVLSQHPALQVTKSAANFIFLRLEANNSDTQNSTLKSLHQKLKTNGTLVRQISGGLRITIGTSDENTRTLNRIQAALANLEF